The following proteins are encoded in a genomic region of Clostridia bacterium:
- a CDS encoding PadR family transcriptional regulator encodes MTYSGEVLRGHTETVILAILRGGDSYGYEILKRILEAGEGMIDIKDATIYTAFKRMEKDGLITTYWGAEEDGGARRKYYSITAAGREYHERKSREWRELNVILNKLIGGDGK; translated from the coding sequence TTGACCTATTCCGGCGAAGTGCTGCGCGGACACACCGAAACGGTGATCCTCGCGATCCTGCGCGGCGGCGACTCCTACGGCTACGAGATCCTCAAGCGAATACTCGAAGCGGGCGAGGGCATGATCGACATCAAGGACGCCACGATATACACCGCCTTCAAGCGGATGGAGAAGGACGGCCTCATCACGACCTACTGGGGCGCGGAGGAGGACGGCGGCGCACGCCGCAAATACTACTCCATCACCGCCGCGGGCAGGGAGTACCACGAGCGGAAATCGCGCGAATGGCGCGAGTTGAACGTGATATTGAATAAACTGATAGGAGGCGACGGAAAATGA